The Anguilla anguilla isolate fAngAng1 chromosome 2, fAngAng1.pri, whole genome shotgun sequence genome contains the following window.
AGCAGGACGCCGACGACGAGGGGGCCGAGGACACGGACGACACCAGCTCCATGACGTCGTCGGCCAGCTCCACCGCGTCCTCGCAGAGCGGCGGCCTGGGCCCCGGGCGCAAGAAGAGCATCCCGCTCTCCATCCGCAACCTCAAGAGGAAGCACAAGAAGAAGAGGACCAAGTTCTCCCGCGAGTTCCGGCCCGGAGACCGGTGAGTCACCCCGACCCgtccgccacccccccccacccccatgcccccACCGCGCTTATTCTGGGCACGTCGCGCGACACGGCTGCAGTCTGATGTAAATGTCTGCGTTCGGCTGCCCCGCCCGAGTGCGTTCACCTCTTTAAGGTCCGAAGCTGGCGTTTTAGACAGCAGCAATTATCCCTCCACGGGCCTCTTTGCAATAAATGCTGAAATTAGAAATTCGGTAATCACGGAGAATGCTGTGCTGTACCAGACAGGCCCTCTGCAGTGGTCCAGTTAGTGAATGCTACGCCTCTGTCCGTGTGATTTGAGTGAGGGTTTAAGTCAAAGGTGCTGTATGCAGTCTGGAGGCTTTAGCTTGCAGGGAGGCCAGCTCTGGGCACTTGTATTAAAAGcagcgcgggggggtgggggggggtggtgatgtgATTTATCTCTGGCGAGGAGTGCAAGgacgctgaggagagagaggggagggggggaaattgGGCTGGCTCCCGTCTCCCTTTCATTAaatctctcaccccccccccccccctcgggcgCGGGCAGGGTGGCGGTGGAGGTGGTGTCGACGAAGACCTCGGCGGACGTCATGTGGAAGGACGGCACCGTGGAGGCCGGCATCCGCTCCAACGAGCTCATCCCCATCCAGCACCTGGACAACTACGAGTTCTGCCCCGGGGACTTCGTGGTGGACAAGCGGCGTAAGTGTCCGTCCGCTCTGTCCCCTCGTCCGTCCGCTCAGTCTGCCGTGGGGTTTCTCCTGAACGTCTTCTCTCTGAAGCCTGTTATTTAAAAACCTCAAAGCGGGCGTCGAACAAAGCCGAAGGCTTCCCCTCTTGTGTTCAGTTATGCCTGGGTGTGCGGAgtttgactgtgtgtttgtgttttttttgtgtgtgtgtgtgtgtgtgtgcgtgcgtgcgtgcgcgtgtatgtgtgtgtgcatgcgtttgtgcatgtgtgtgtgtgtgtacatgtgtgtgtgtgcgtgcgcgtatgtgtgtgtgtgtgtgtgtgtgtgtgtgtgcatgcatttgtgtgtgtgtatgtccgtgCATGctcgtacgtgtgtgtgcgtgtacgtgtgtgtgtgtgtgtatatgtgtgtgtatgtccgtgCGTGctcgtacgtgtgtgtgtgtgtgtgtgtgtgcgcgtgtgtgtgtgtgtgtgtctgtgtgtgtgtgtgtgtgcgcgtctcaGCTCAAGCTCCTCAGGACCCTGGGGTGTACGGGGTGATCCAGTCTGGGGACCACAAGGGCCGGACCTGCGCTGTGAAGTGGGTCAAACTCAACTGCAGCAGCGACGacgtggaggtcagtgagcctgaacacacactgaccagCGGGGTGCTGCTGGGTCACTGACCAGCGGGGTCCTGCGGGGTCGCTGACTAGCGAGGTCCTGCTGGGTCACTGACTAGCGGGGTCCTGCTGGGTCACTGACTAGCGGGGTCCCTGACTAGCGAGGTCCTGCTGGGTCACTGACTAGTGGGGTCCCTGACTAGCGGGGTCCTGCTGGGTCACTGACTAGCGGGGTCCTGCTGGGTCACTGACTAGCGGGGTCCTGCTGGGTCCCTGAGTAGCGGGGTCCTGCTGGGTCACTGACTAGCGGGGTCCTGCTGGGTCACTGACTAGCGGGGTCCTGCTGGGTCACTGACTAGCGGGGTCCTGCTGGGTCACTGACTAGCGGGGTCCTGCTGGGTCCCTGACTAGCGGGTTCCTGCTGGGTCACTGACTAGCGGGTTCCTGCTGGGTCACTGACTAGCGGGGTCCTGCTGGGTCACTGACTAGCGGGGTCCTGCTGGGTCACTGACTCGCGGGGTCCTGCTGGGTCACTGACTAGCGGGGTCCCTGACTAGCGGGGTTCTGCTGGGTCACTGACTAGCGGGTTCCTGCTGGGTCACTGACTAGCGGGGTCCTGCTGGGTCACTGACTAGCGGGTTCCTGCTGGGTCCCTGACTAGCGGGGTCCTGCTGGGTCACTGACTAGCGGGGTCCTGCTGGGTCACTGACTAGCGGGGTCCTGCTGGGTCACTGACTAGCGGGGTCCTGCTGGGTCCCTGACTAGCGGGTTCCTGCTGGGTCACTGACTAGCGGGTTCCTGCTGGGTCACTGACTAGCGGGGTCCTGCTGGGTCACTGACTAGCGGGGTCCTGCTGGGTCACTGACTCGCGGGGTCCTGCTGGGTCACTGACTCGCGGGGTCCCTGACTAGCGGGGTTCTGCTGGGTCACTGACTAGCGGGTTCCTGCTAGGTCACTGACTAGCGGGGTCCTGCTGGGTCACTGACTAGCGGGTTCCTGCTGGGTCCCTGACTAGCGGGTTCCTGCTGGGTCCCTGACTAGCGGGTTCCTGCTGGGTCCCTGACTAGTGGGGTCCTTCTGAGTCACTGCTGTGGACATGACCTGAGAATAACGCTGTTTCATCGCTGGTTGATACAACACAGTGATTTTACACCCCCACTGCTCATTTCCTTTAGGTCTTGGGTGAATGCGTTTATAATCATGACCAAGCCTTTTTCTAGTCGCTGCTTCATAATGAGAAAattagtattaaaaaaaaaaaaaagcctgaagTATTTTTACttccttttaaatatttaatataaattccTTTTATGTTAGAACGATGCAGTTACTTTAATTGGGTGTGAAAATGTTCACGTGTTCCTTGATGTCTAACATCGCGCTGATGTTATTTGGTGTTACATTAACGTTCGTGACCGTGAGTGTGAAATGGATTTCGCTGGGCGTTCCTAGGTCATCGGTGAGGAGGAGGACGTCAGCGTCTACGACATCGCCGACCACCCGGACTTCCACTTCCGCGCCACCGACATCGTCATCAGGATATGGAACTCGGAGAACGGGCAGACGGCGGCGGACTGCGAGAACGAGGTGGGTTCGGCCGCCCCCTTCCCGAAAAGggacgcccccccgcccccccccccgagcccagACGGCCTGTTCCCACAGCAGGACAGCGTGCCGTCAGAATCACAGTTCCCTTCTTCTAACTTCGACACCAGCGTTCGTTCTGGCGGAAGGCGTCCTTCAAAACCTTCTGCTGTGTCGAAGGTGGGAAACATCGGGTCGCTTTTTAGGGCTGAGCGCGTCATTGGATGACGTCGCGGGGCGGATGCGGTTAGCCCCGCCCTCTTTCAGAGCTGCGCGCCGATCTGCTCCGAACAAACTTAGCGCCGCCCGATGCTAATTCCCTGACATCGTGTGCGTTGAGTGAAATTTCTCCAGCGTGAATCTTTCGTTAAAGGGCTGGGCATGTGAGTAGCGTAGGCGTCGGCGTGCGTGCCGGAGTCGGGCAGCTgatctctctgttccctccagACCTCGGTGGGCCAGGTGTCCAGGGTGGACGTCAGCAGCAAGGTGGAGGTGGTGTGGGCGGATAACTCCATGACCATCGTCCTGCCGCAGGTAATCCTTCAGACCTCTCCGAACAACCCCGGCTCTTCTCTGTATAAATGCAGATGAACGCTAGATAAAGATCCTGTGTTTGCTTTGCCTGTGGCAGCTGTGGATTGAGGTTGAGAAGGTATGACTAAAGTGCAGTttattagcatactgtatgtgctctCATATTCACTTGCGTGACAAGAGAATAGTACTCTAACTCTGTGTCTTTGGCATCTTAACCTGATCGATCCTTTTTTAATGACTGTAGCATGTTCACCAGTTTTTCTGCAGGAGCCAGAAGCACAATTTAGAAATTCTGTTGCGCTGActttattagcattttaatagaatatcTGCGACTCCAAGTTGAAATACTTAGTTCTAAAATGGCACGATCCAGTAATTCCTGGTATAAGTTATTTTGCTCGGTAGGTTGAGCTTCTTCAGCTGTATTTGAGAttcatgttaaaatattaaaatatgcgTCTAACCTTTCCCACCTTCCTAAAAGcgatgggtgtttttttttttcctttttgaggTGTTGTTGACGGCTCTGGGttgtttcagtattttttattttttttggcttaaTGAATTCCGCCGGGCCTCTCCGCCCAAAGACGGGCCCTGATGAGTGTTTGGGGAAGTGGCGCTGACCCCGccgccgggccgggccgggccgggccggttCTGTCTCCCCAGCACCTGTACAACGTGGAGTCGGAGATCGAGGAGACGGACTACGACTCGGTGGAGGAGAGCAGCAGCGGCGCCTCGTCCGAGGAGTGGGAGGACGAGAGCGACAGCTGGGAGACCGACAACGGCGTGATGGAGGACGAGCACGCGGGCGAGGGGGCGCCCGCGCCAGCGCCAGCGCCAGCGCCCACGCCCACGGGCCCCCCGGAGGAGCAGACCGCGCTGACCGCCGCGGCGGCCGAGGAGCCGGAGCCGggcgccgtcgccgcggcgacgctggccggcgggggggcggggccgggctcGGAGGAGAAGGCGGGGAAGGAGGGCGCCGCGCGGGGCTTCCGGGAGCTGAAGGAGGCGCTGAAGATCCTGGAGAGCCTGAAGAACATGACGGTGGAGCAGCTGTGGACCGGCtcgcccacctcccccaccgTGGAGCCCGAGAAGCCCACCAAGGAGAAGAggtctgtgtgggggggggcgatggggggcggggggggagaccGCTCTCTGCTCAGGGCTGTAAGGCATGGAGAGATCTCTACACTCGGGAGTGCAAAAACATctctaggggggggggggaaatgtgtgcatgtatgaggcagcagtgtagtataatgggtaaggaactggtcttgtaacctgaaggtcacaggttcgattcccccgtaggacacagccgttgtaccaaggtgcattgcttcagtatactgtatatccagctgtataaacggatgcagtgtaaatgctgtgtaaaagttgtgtaagctcctctggatgagagcgtctgctaaatgcctgtaatgtacagGAATATAATGTATGAAAAAATCCACTTGAGTTTGGATAGTAGAAAAACAAAGGGTGTTAGAGGCAGTTCAAGGGCACTTGCAGTTGGCACAGGCGGATAAACAACAGACATTTGGCTTATCAGGAAAAAACAGAACTCATTCGTACCCGTCCCAAGTCATCTGCGGTCTAGCTCATATAAAGGACGGTGCTTTTTACACTTTTCACAGTGTCGCACAGTCAGGGAAGAGCGTGCGTGCTCACGTTAACAAACTCGCGCAGGTTCCTGGACGACTTCAAGAAGCTGCAGGAGAACCTGAAGAAGACCCTGGACAACGTGGCCATCGTGGAGGAGGAGCGCATGGAGGCGGCGGGGGAGgcggagaaggaggagaagccGCAGGAGCCCCAGACGCCCGTGCGCTCGGAGTGGCCCAGCGACACGCCCGTCCTGTGCCAGCAGAGCGGGGGAAAGCCGGGCGTCACCTTCACCAGCGCCAAGGGGGAGGTCTTCTCCGTGCTGGAGTGGGCACCGGGTGAGGCGCCcgagccggggtgggggggggggggggtcggggaatACAAACAACCCAGCGTGTGTCCGCACGCGGCAGGGGGGGTGTGGTTACTAGCTGTGGTACAGAACACGTCTCTGTTGAAGCGTTTTGAGTACGTTGCTCTGAGCCATCTGACCTGAGTAGCACTGATGTTGatttaaggtgtgtgtgttttttaaggACACCTTtttgtgctgcaggtgagcggGTTGCTGAATCACACACATAGCTAACCCCCTACGGCTGCCGTGGCAACACCCTGTGAAACGCTGAGAGGGCAAGGTGAAAGGTCACGGTGTGGAATGATGGGATGTCTGTCTCGcccgcttgctctctctctctgtgtacagATAGCCACGCCTTCAAGAAGATGGAGTTCCAGCCGGCGGAGGCCAAGAAGTTCTTCAGCACCGTGAGGAAGGAGATGGCCCTGCTGGCCACCTCCCTACCCGACGGCATCATGGTCAAGACCTTCGAGGATCGCATGGCAAGTTCAGGCGTTGGGCCCATTAATGCcaagattttttcccccagagatTTCTTACATAAGCATCTACagtcatccaaaaaatattcacagatggaaaaagagttCTTAGAGACTTTAGTTCCCCATGGGATTAAATGGGTTTTAAAAGTCTGTGTCTGGCAGCTTGGTCCATTTTACTTACTACTCCTGGGTTCTACTGAAAAGCTCAGGGGTCTAGTGCAGTTCTGCCACCCCTGTGACTGCTCCCCACCTGTGACTGCTCCCCCATGTGACTGCTCCCCACCTGTGACTGCTCCCCCATGTGACTGCTGCCCCCATGTGACTGCTCCCCCCGTGACTGCTCCCCCCATGTGACTGCTCCCCCATGTGACTGCTCCCCCATGTGACTGCTCCCCCGTGTCTGCTCCCCCCTGTGACTGCTCCCCCATGACTGTACACACATAGCTAACCGCCTATGGCTGCCGTGGTAACCCCCTATGGCTGCCATGGTAACCCCCTATGGCTGCCGTGGTAACATCCTATGGTGGTAACCCCCTGTGGCTGCCGTGGTAACATCCTATGGTGGTAACCCCCTATGGCTGCCGTGGTAACATCCTATGGTGGTAACCCCCTGTGGCTGCCGTGGTAACATCCTATGGTGGTAACCCCCTGTGGCTGCCGTGGTAACATCCTATGGTGGTAACCCCCTATGGCTGCCATGGTAACCCCCTGTGGCTGCCGTGGTAACATCCTACGGTGGTAACCCCATATGGCTGCCGTGGTAACATCCTATGGTGGTAACCCCCTATGGCTGCCGTGGTAACGCCCTAAGGCTGCCGTGGTAACCCCCTATGGCTGCCATGGTAACATCCTATGGTGGTAACCCCCTATGGCTGCCATGGTAACCCCCTATGGCTGCCGTGGTAACGCCCAGTGGCTGCCGTGGTAACGCCCCGCCCTCGGGTTTTCCCGCAGGACCTCTTCTCGGCGATGATCAAAGGCCCGACGCGCACGCCCTACGAGGACGGCCTGTTCCTCTTCGACATCCAGCTGCCCAACATCTACCCCGCCGTGCCCCCCCTCTTCCGCTACCTGTCCCAGTGCAGCGGCCGCCTCAACCCCAACCTCTACGACAACGGCAAGGTGTGCGTCAGCCTGCTGGGCACCTGGATCGGCAAGGTGAGGCCGCCCGacccaaccccctcctcccccacactgCCGCTGCTTCTGCTCCTCACTGCTCTCTGCCGCTAGGTCTGTGTTCAGACTGGATCAGAATGTTGATGCACAGTGACTTTCTGCTtcgtgtgtaatgtgtgtttattataGTTTATTGTAACTGTGCGGagttctgactgtgtgtgtgtaatgtgactgtgtgtgtgatctgtctGCAGGGCACAGAGAGGTGGACCAGTAAGTCCAGCCTGCTGCAGGTGCTCATTTCCATCCAAGGTGAGACCATGTGATCAGATCATGTGATCGGCCCCTTCCTtcccctctcacacacgcctTCACTTACTGTATGTCTACTACTACAACTGCAAtcactgctactactacaactgctGCAACTACAaccactgctactactgctactgcaacctctgctactactgctacttctACAATCACTGCTGCTACTACAAccgctgctactactgctactactactaagctagcaccactactgctactgctagtTCTGCTGGTTTACTGGGGCAGTAGTGTGGTGTAATGATACGGGATCTGggcttgcaggtttgattcccaggtgcgGCActgctgaattgcttcagtaaatatccagctgcataaatggactgtatgcaaaataaaataaacagcgtAAGTCAGTCTGGATAGCAGTGTCAGCTTattgcctaaaatgtaaaagcagAGTAATTCTACACTCTCGCCACCAGCCCgcactgacctttgacctgtgggGCTGGGTTTGATTGAGCAGCAGACGTAACTGATCGAACTGATTTTCTGTAGTCGTTCACGACGTGCTGTACGACCGTCACCGTTGAGGAGATCATTCCGTTATAGTTTCTTCTGTACCGCTGCTCACGCTTTGCCGCCACGCCGTCTGTTCCAGGGCTGATCCTGGTGAACGAGCCCTACTACAACGAGGCGGGCTTCGACAGCGACCGCGGCCTGCAGGAGGGCTACGAGAACAGCCGCTGCTACAACGAGATGGCGCTGATCAAGATGGTGCAGTCCATGACGCAGCTGCTGCAGACGCCGGTGGAGGTGTTCCAGCAGGAGATCCGCGAGCACTTCTGCGGCAGCGGGTGGAGGCTGGTGCACCGCCTGGAGGCCTGGCTGGAGCTGCACGAGGCGGCCGAGCGGGGGCCCGGGGGCCACAGGGAGGGCCACAGGGAGGGCCGGGCCCCCGAGTtccccctgctggaggagggggcGCAGGCGGCGGCCCACAGCAGCCCCGGCCAGCCGGACCCCAGGGGcggggaggagctggaggactcGGGCCTGAGCCCCTCCACCACGCTGCAGCAGGACCTGAGCCAGCACTCGGACTGCGACGGGGCGGCGTGGGCG
Protein-coding sequences here:
- the ube2o gene encoding (E3-independent) E2 ubiquitin-conjugating enzyme UBE2O, producing the protein MAEPVASGVSATDAASSSPTPALSPAVSPGSEPPSMALSPSAGGSQRLLFSHDLVSGRYRGSVRFGLVRMIHGEEDFDSDSDLDGDGGGGGGGGGGGGGIAGSSDTESGAADARARPLGRGYVRVQWYPEGGKQDIRETKLKLEDRSIVPRDIVRRMNANDNQCGTVIDINIECAVKLVGTNCVLYPVNSRDLQHIWSFMYGDYIAYDFWLGKVYDLTNHIILKLSNGARCSMSVEDGAKLYDVCPHVSDSGLFFDEAYGFYPGQVLIGPSKVFSNVQWLSGVKPVLSKKSKFRVVVEEVQVVELKVTWITKSYSPRGTDSVYPPPSTITQENLCRVKRLGYYDHTQRQLGERALYVFPAKGDATRITCEGPEGAPVLPEDPVARKLKRMFKKDALKKAADGADGSASSTQPAEKAESPEAERSAEPRRDVAAETGKAGTGRPNNGPAEATVAGAGAGQPRRDGAPPEAWAESGEQDADDEGAEDTDDTSSMTSSASSTASSQSGGLGPGRKKSIPLSIRNLKRKHKKKRTKFSREFRPGDRVAVEVVSTKTSADVMWKDGTVEAGIRSNELIPIQHLDNYEFCPGDFVVDKRPQAPQDPGVYGVIQSGDHKGRTCAVKWVKLNCSSDDVEVIGEEEDVSVYDIADHPDFHFRATDIVIRIWNSENGQTAADCENETSVGQVSRVDVSSKVEVVWADNSMTIVLPQHLYNVESEIEETDYDSVEESSSGASSEEWEDESDSWETDNGVMEDEHAGEGAPAPAPAPAPTPTGPPEEQTALTAAAAEEPEPGAVAAATLAGGGAGPGSEEKAGKEGAARGFRELKEALKILESLKNMTVEQLWTGSPTSPTVEPEKPTKEKRFLDDFKKLQENLKKTLDNVAIVEEERMEAAGEAEKEEKPQEPQTPVRSEWPSDTPVLCQQSGGKPGVTFTSAKGEVFSVLEWAPDSHAFKKMEFQPAEAKKFFSTVRKEMALLATSLPDGIMVKTFEDRMDLFSAMIKGPTRTPYEDGLFLFDIQLPNIYPAVPPLFRYLSQCSGRLNPNLYDNGKVCVSLLGTWIGKGTERWTSKSSLLQVLISIQGLILVNEPYYNEAGFDSDRGLQEGYENSRCYNEMALIKMVQSMTQLLQTPVEVFQQEIREHFCGSGWRLVHRLEAWLELHEAAERGPGGHREGHREGRAPEFPLLEEGAQAAAHSSPGQPDPRGGEELEDSGLSPSTTLQQDLSQHSDCDGAAWAGAEAGAGPEQAGRAQPDSAGGGGVGGGQPAVRPKKRRKSYRSFLPERSGYPDIGFPLFPLSKGFVKSVRGVLLHYRAALAASGLVERPEDK